From one Triticum urartu cultivar G1812 chromosome 3, Tu2.1, whole genome shotgun sequence genomic stretch:
- the LOC125547631 gene encoding probable ubiquitin-conjugating enzyme E2 23 produces MVVPAAASPNLYLLDLVKTGSRFIDRGLVLADGQVDNIYLPVDTFKLLRIDDSVEYKNVGDIKVVDRSHLYPGQVVGSASDMGGQIGVVTGVNTVLSLAKLDNNGVPTKVIRGVSPSSLRRVRSINLGDFVVFGPWLGRVVEVSINVDVLFDDGAVCRIRDAESTNLARVHESGSMVTMHRRQMNSVLHQGQHVSLPGACSLFKDARWLNGYWHPYRQVGTIMKVETSGVLVYWVASRHCGTDKGLVDASALPAYQNPDDLTFFCASYNCCWGLADRCFFIETSSTKEDAACAPNQHHDDDDDEEEEEEEEEEEEEEYNACSQENQEKDERFYRKQLRKVAFEGHRRVQRPQVMRHVEVEFPMLVADTCTTVDVLWQDGTRQHGRPSSTVVPFGIWNEQEFFPGQHVVANVFPISAAVEATGDHDVTTTSVNNDIVASGTGPTVRVGIVKSLQYEDQTVCVSWFKTSGHPDEVREVDCDQTVSAYDLKLDSNHSAYYGDIVIHILPSGPTDDGGSAPLLRGNKKKNVVPADISWVGRVVELPNGHIQVKWGDGSMSTVLPHEIIVVKDEHYMELLLEMGDWVEDDGIDDAPKEPLAANTDIDLQNLDNDVESASPAMSRTSLLGFSFRSLLQFTSDVVARGKGYLMNWPPSSLSPSSELPAPTNDDSIGGATMGTNGADVDLTSHGFAGGTKAADATCCCDESFSFPRFDVLQMSPLDHHYLETTDQLPLSYPSAPPQVYYHSFGLRLNPNLYESGTVCLSLLNTFGGEGTEVWSSTTSSLLQVVVSIQGLVLNDQPYYNEAGYGTLVDKPEGRRNALPYNENAYLLTLRTMQHLLRRPPQGFEEFIKEHFRLRGRFVLRTCNAWLQGNSVDNAHDAGASRKRSCSAGLRLALNNVVPSLMAAFTEIGAEGCEEYQ; encoded by the exons ATGGTCGTCCCCGCGGCGGCATCTCCCAATCTTTACTTGCTCGACCTCGTCAAAACCGGCAGCAGGTTCATCGACCGTGGCCTCGTTCTCGCGGACGGCCAGGTGGACAACATCTATCTCCCTGTCGACACTTTCAAGCTCCTGCGAATCGATGACAGTGTTGAGTACAAGAACGTCGGCGACATCAAGGTGGTCGACAGGAGCCACCTGTATCCTGGACAGGTGGTCGGGTCGGCATCCGACATGGGCGGCCAGATCGGCGTCGTCACCGGCGTCAACACCGTGCTCAGCCTAGCCAAGCTCGACAACAACGGCGTGCCGACCAAGGTCATCAGGGGGGTGTCCCCGTCTAGCCTGCGGCGCGTCAGGAGCATCAACCTTGGCGACTTTGTCGTGTTCGGGCCGTGGCTCGGCCGTGTGGTCGAGGTGTCCATCAACGTCGATGTGTTGTTCGATGACGGAGCCGTTTGCAGGATCAGAGACGCGGAGTCCACGAACCTGGCGAGAGTGCATGAAAGCGGCAGCATGGTGACCATGCATCGCCGCCAAATGAACAGTGTATTACACCAGGGGCAGCACGTCAGCTTGCCAGGCGCTTGTTcactcttcaaggatgctcgctGGCTTAATGGGTACTGGCATCCTTACCGACAAGTAGGCACCATCATGAAGGTGGAGACGTCCGGCGTCCTCGTCTACTGGGTTGCATCCAGGCATTGTGGCACCGACAAGGGGCTAGTGGACGCATCCGCTCTTCCAGCCTACCAGAACCCAGACGATCTTACGTTCTTCTGCGCCTCGTACAATTGCTGCTGGGGGCTTGCTGACCGCtgtttttttatagaaactagtTCCACCAAAGAGGATGCAGCTTGTGCTCCTAATCAACaccatgatgatgatgatgatga ggaggaggaggaggaggaggaggaggaggaggaggaggaataCAATGCATGCTCACAAGAAAACCAAGAG AAGGATGAGAGGTTTTATCGAAAGCAGCTAAGGAAGGTCGCCTTTGAGGGCCATAGACGGGTGCAACGGCCACAAGTCATGAGACATGTGGAGGTGGAGTTTCCCATGCTTGTCGCCGACACATGCACCACCGTCGACGTGCTGTGGCAGGACGGCACACGGCAACATGGCAGACCTTCATCGACCGTCGTTCCCTTTGGGATCTGGAATGAGCAAGAGTTCTTCCCGGGACAGCATGTTGTCGCCAACGTTTTTCCTATTAGTGCTGCCGTTGAAGCTACTGGTGACCATGATGTGACAACTACTAGTGTCAACAATGACATTGTTGCGTCCGGAACTGGACCAACGGTGCGTGTGGGCATCGTCAAGAGCCTGCAATACGAGGACCAGACGGTTTGTGTATCATGGTTCAAGACGTCAGGGCACCCAGATGAGGTTAGGGAGGTCGACTGCGACCAAACCGTCAGTGCTTACGACCTAAAATTGGACTCTAACCACTCTGCTTACTATGGTGATATTGTCATTCATATCCTACCATCGGGACCAACAGATGACGGTGGAAGTGCACCCTTGTTACGGGGAAACAAGAAGAAAAATGTCGTTCCCGCCGATATTTCATGGGTGGGGCGGGTAGTTGAATTGCCTAATGGGCACATCCAAGTCAAGTGGGGTGATGGTAGCATGTCAACG GTATTGCCCCATGAGATCATTGTCGTCAAGGACGAGCACTACATGGAGCTATTGCTTGAAATGGGCGACTGGGTAGAGGACGATGGCATCGATGACGCACCCAAAGAACCGCTTGCTGCCAACACG GACATTGATCTTCAGAATCTGGATAATGATGTCGAAAGCGCCAGCCCGGCAATGTCAAGGACAAGCCTTTTAGGTTTTTCATTCCGGTCTTTGCTCCAATTCACCAGCGACGTGGTAGCTCGCGGTAAAGGGTACCTGATGAACTGGCCGCCCTCATCGTTGTCACCAAGCTCAGAGTTACCTGCGCCCACAAATGATGATAGTATCGGTGGTGCTACAATGGGGACCAACGGTGCTGATGTAGATTTGACCAGTCATGGTTTTGCCGGGGGGACGAAGGCTGCAGATGCTACCTGTTGCTGTGATGAATCGTTCAGCTTTCCACGTTTCGATGTACTGCAGATGAGCCCTCTGGATCACCACTACCTTGAGACTACGGACCAG CTACCTCTGTCATACCCGTCTGCCCCACCGCAAGTGTACTACCACTCCTTCGGCTTACGGCTCAATCCCAACCTCTATGAGTCTGGTACGGTGTGCCTCAGCTTGCTAAACACATTCGGTGGCGAGGGCACCGAGGTCTGGTCCTCGACGACATCAAGCCTCCTCCAAGTCGTTGTCTCCATCCAGGGCCTTGTCCTCAATGACCAACCATACTACAATGAGGCCGGCTATGGAACACTGGTCGACAAACCAGAGGGTCGCCGCAATGCGCTGCCCTACAATGAGAATGCTTACCTGCTTACCCTTCGGACCATGCAACATCTTTTACGTCGACCACCTCAGGGATTTGAGGAATTCATTAAGGAACACTTCCGCCTTCGGGGAAGGTTTGTGCTCAGGACATGCAATGCGTGGTTGCAGGGAAATAGTGTCGACAATGCCCATGACGCCGGAGCGAGTAGGAAGCGGTCATGCTCGGCTGGGTTAAGGCTTGCACTCAACAACGTGGTGCCAAGCCTCATGGCAGCCTTCACAGAGATCGGAGCCGAGGGATGCGAAGAGTACCAATAG